The proteins below come from a single Candidatus Chlamydia sanziniae genomic window:
- a CDS encoding 1-deoxy-D-xylulose-5-phosphate synthase, with protein sequence MRSFPLLDQIFSPKDLKKLSATQLPQLAEEIRERILSVLAQTGGHLASNLGIVELTIALHYVFSSPKDKFIFDVGHQTYPHKLLTGRNTSKFDNIRHDGGLSGFTNPLETDHDLFFSGHAGTALSLAMGIAKTTLKESQTHVIPILGDAAFSCGLTLEALNNISADLSKFIVILNDNNMSISKNVGVMSQILSPWIHHPTINKLTKQIEKWLTKIPRYGDNLAKRSHKISQSFKNFFCPAPLFEQFGLSYVGPVDGHNLKKLVTILQAVRDLPFPIVLHVCTTKGKGLEQAQDNPTKYHGVSTNFNVQEPTKHLPIVKPKASFPNIFGQTICELGEVYPRLHIVTPAMSLGSCLEDFKKRFPERFFDVGIAEGHAVTFSAGIAKAGNSVICSIYSTFLHRALDNVFHDVCMQDLPVIFAIDRAGLAYHDGRSHHGIYDMSFLRAMPRMIISQPRSSIVFQQLLYSALQWCAPCAIRYPNVPASLQDPISIDARLLRSPGTAEILSQGEDILIIGLGILCFTALSIKHQLLAYGISATVIDPVFIKPLDKDLFSLLLMNHTKIVIIEEHVIHGGLASEFNDFVAVCSFKVDLLHFALPDTFLSHGDKESLLKTVGLDEVSILNRILTYFNFRTKKHIFGELHV encoded by the coding sequence ATGCGATCCTTTCCTCTTTTAGATCAAATATTTTCTCCTAAAGATCTTAAAAAGCTTTCAGCAACACAGTTGCCACAGTTAGCTGAGGAAATTCGTGAACGTATTCTTTCTGTATTAGCACAGACAGGGGGACACCTCGCATCTAACTTAGGAATTGTAGAGCTCACCATTGCTTTACATTATGTATTCTCTTCTCCAAAAGATAAATTTATCTTTGATGTAGGCCATCAAACCTATCCCCATAAACTCCTCACAGGAAGGAACACGTCAAAATTTGACAACATTCGCCATGACGGGGGTCTGAGTGGGTTTACCAATCCTTTAGAAACCGACCACGATCTTTTTTTTTCTGGTCACGCAGGAACAGCGTTATCCCTAGCTATGGGAATAGCAAAAACCACCCTGAAAGAATCCCAGACCCATGTCATTCCTATTCTTGGCGATGCTGCGTTTTCCTGTGGTCTTACGCTAGAAGCATTAAATAATATCTCTGCTGATCTTTCGAAATTTATTGTCATTTTGAATGACAATAACATGTCAATATCCAAGAACGTTGGAGTAATGTCGCAGATTCTCTCCCCGTGGATTCATCATCCTACGATAAATAAACTCACAAAACAAATTGAGAAGTGGCTGACTAAAATTCCCCGTTATGGTGATAACCTAGCTAAGCGCAGCCATAAAATCTCCCAATCCTTTAAGAATTTTTTCTGTCCTGCTCCACTCTTTGAGCAATTCGGATTATCGTATGTCGGACCTGTGGACGGACATAATTTAAAAAAACTCGTTACTATTTTACAAGCAGTGCGCGACCTTCCTTTTCCTATTGTACTGCATGTATGCACAACAAAAGGCAAAGGGTTGGAGCAAGCTCAGGACAACCCTACGAAATACCACGGTGTCAGCACCAACTTTAATGTTCAAGAGCCTACAAAACACCTTCCCATTGTCAAGCCTAAAGCTTCTTTCCCTAATATCTTTGGACAAACAATTTGCGAACTTGGAGAAGTGTACCCACGTCTTCATATCGTCACGCCAGCAATGTCTTTGGGATCATGCCTTGAGGATTTCAAGAAGCGGTTCCCTGAGCGTTTTTTTGATGTAGGCATTGCTGAAGGCCACGCGGTCACTTTCTCCGCAGGAATTGCCAAAGCTGGCAACTCCGTGATTTGCTCTATATATTCTACGTTTTTACACCGTGCTTTAGATAATGTTTTCCATGACGTGTGTATGCAAGATCTTCCTGTAATCTTTGCTATTGATCGTGCGGGGTTAGCCTATCATGATGGACGGAGTCATCATGGGATTTATGATATGAGCTTTCTACGTGCTATGCCACGCATGATTATCTCCCAACCTAGAAGCAGCATTGTATTCCAACAATTGCTCTACTCTGCACTCCAATGGTGTGCTCCCTGTGCGATCCGCTATCCTAATGTACCTGCCTCTCTTCAGGACCCCATCAGCATTGATGCACGCCTTCTACGTTCCCCGGGGACTGCAGAGATTCTCTCACAAGGCGAAGATATTTTAATTATTGGCCTAGGGATTTTATGTTTCACTGCTCTATCCATTAAACATCAGCTTCTCGCCTATGGTATTTCCGCTACCGTCATTGATCCTGTCTTTATAAAGCCTTTAGACAAAGACCTCTTCAGTTTGCTACTCATGAATCATACAAAAATTGTCATTATAGAAGAACACGTAATCCATGGAGGGCTTGCTTCAGAATTTAATGATTTTGTTGCAGTATGTAGTTTCAAAGTCGACCTTCTTCATTTCGCGCTCCCCGATACATTCCTATCTCATGGAGATAAAGAAAGTTTACTGAAAACTGTCGGACTTGATGAAGTCAGCATACTTAACCGCATTTTGACATATTTTAACTTCCGAACAAAAAAGCATATCTTCGGAGAATTGCACGTCTAA
- the rsmA gene encoding 16S rRNA (adenine(1518)-N(6)/adenine(1519)-N(6))-dimethyltransferase RsmA — MSRSSREKLCRFLTEAQGKPKKGLSQNFLVDKNIVKKIVATSQLTPGDWVLEIGAGFGALTEELISQGARIVALEKDPLFLPVLEELPLVFEIIDARKYSLNDLKNKGWEGKGRVIANLPYHITTPLLTKLFLEAPHLWTTLTVMVQDEVARRITAQPGSKDYGSLTLFLQFFAEVRYAFKVSPSCFFPKPQVYSAVIHMVVKKIFPLPEMLLVPFFALTRTAFQQRRKLLTNTLKNLYSKDEVSRALHELGLPEKARPEILSLHDYLTLFQFLHSL; from the coding sequence ATGTCGAGAAGTTCTCGTGAGAAGTTGTGTCGCTTCCTTACCGAAGCACAAGGGAAACCAAAAAAAGGATTGTCACAAAATTTTTTAGTCGATAAAAATATTGTGAAGAAAATTGTCGCCACATCTCAACTTACACCTGGAGATTGGGTTCTTGAAATTGGTGCTGGATTCGGAGCTCTTACAGAAGAACTTATTTCCCAAGGCGCTCGCATTGTAGCTTTGGAAAAAGATCCACTATTTCTTCCCGTGTTGGAAGAACTTCCACTTGTTTTTGAAATTATTGATGCCCGTAAATATTCGCTTAACGATCTTAAAAATAAAGGCTGGGAAGGAAAAGGAAGAGTCATAGCTAACCTTCCTTACCACATTACTACGCCTCTACTTACAAAATTGTTCTTAGAAGCCCCTCACCTATGGACTACCTTAACAGTCATGGTGCAGGATGAAGTTGCCAGACGCATTACTGCACAACCCGGAAGTAAGGATTATGGTTCTTTGACTCTCTTTCTGCAATTTTTTGCTGAAGTGCGCTATGCGTTTAAAGTGAGCCCTTCCTGTTTCTTCCCTAAGCCTCAAGTTTACTCCGCTGTTATCCATATGGTGGTAAAAAAGATATTTCCATTGCCTGAGATGCTCTTAGTCCCTTTTTTTGCTTTAACCCGAACTGCTTTTCAGCAACGAAGAAAGCTACTTACAAATACCTTGAAAAATCTCTATTCTAAAGATGAGGTAAGTCGTGCACTTCATGAGCTTGGACTTCCTGAAAAGGCCCGTCCTGAGATTTTGAGTCTTCATGATTACCTCACACTCTTTCAGTTTCTACATTCTTTGTGA
- a CDS encoding thioredoxin domain-containing protein gives MSEPLYTNKLIAEKSPYLLLYAHTPVNWYPWGPEAFHIAAIEDKPIFLSIGCTQSRWCRVMLQESYTNPEVAAMLNEYFVNIKVDKEELPHIAKLYCDLAQMLSVSGGQQEGTAWPLNVFLTPDLLPFFSINYIGVEGKLGLPSFPQVIDKLHLMWEDSEEKDMLIHQAMKVTEIASFLEGCFRKELLEESALRQTVEALYHDIDGHYGGIKAFPKRTPGLLIRFFLRYGNEYQDSRSIFFAERSLTRIAAGGIRDHIGGGVYTYTIDDKWLIPCFEKRLIDNALMALNYLEAWAYTKRESYYSIGQQGLSYILSELYDGDVGTFYNSEQAENWGGEAKNFYTWSGEEIRNALGPNAELFCEYYGISREGFCNGRNILHIPAHIELKEIAEKYHCSVEEFEEMLEKLQGILKSLRDRRTLPLKDDLSLSFNNGWMIYILAHAGRLLGEFHYIHIAEKCGKFVRDSLYKHPTLLRRWREGEAKYRGGLEDYGALILGSLALYESGCGACWLSFAEELMQEVLISFRAEGGGFYSTDGQDTTLLIKQSPFADGESISGNALVCEGLLSLYLLTEKKHYFTHAEEILQLAQAYWHTHKFSSLGHLLAAQNYFSRQHKKILISLGNEHDRKAIFQCFSGLFLPHISIVWMTKKDKDILETVLSKYEHSLIPQENQTTSILYVLDANQGRKFQDLEAFRRYLASS, from the coding sequence ATGTCCGAACCCTTGTATACGAATAAGCTCATCGCAGAAAAATCCCCCTATTTGCTTCTCTACGCTCATACTCCTGTGAATTGGTATCCTTGGGGGCCCGAAGCTTTTCACATCGCAGCAATTGAAGATAAACCTATTTTTTTATCTATAGGTTGCACACAATCACGGTGGTGCAGGGTTATGCTCCAGGAGAGCTATACAAACCCTGAAGTGGCTGCGATGTTGAATGAGTACTTTGTTAATATCAAAGTAGATAAAGAAGAACTTCCTCACATTGCTAAGCTGTATTGTGATTTGGCTCAGATGCTTTCAGTATCTGGAGGACAGCAAGAGGGAACTGCTTGGCCTTTAAATGTTTTCCTCACACCCGACCTTTTGCCTTTTTTCTCTATAAATTATATCGGAGTGGAAGGAAAACTTGGCCTTCCCTCATTTCCCCAAGTGATCGATAAACTCCATTTGATGTGGGAAGATAGCGAAGAAAAAGACATGCTTATTCATCAGGCGATGAAAGTTACGGAAATTGCCTCATTCTTAGAGGGATGTTTCAGAAAGGAACTTTTAGAAGAGAGCGCGTTGCGTCAAACTGTAGAAGCTTTATATCACGATATCGATGGTCATTATGGAGGCATAAAAGCCTTCCCTAAACGTACTCCCGGATTATTGATAAGATTTTTTTTAAGATATGGAAATGAATATCAAGATAGCCGTAGCATATTTTTTGCAGAGCGCTCTTTAACTAGGATTGCTGCAGGAGGAATTCGAGATCATATTGGTGGTGGGGTGTATACGTATACCATAGATGATAAATGGTTAATTCCCTGTTTTGAAAAACGCCTTATAGATAATGCTCTTATGGCTTTGAACTATTTAGAAGCTTGGGCCTATACCAAGAGAGAGAGTTATTACTCTATAGGACAGCAGGGGCTTTCCTATATCCTTTCAGAACTTTATGATGGGGACGTAGGGACATTCTATAATTCGGAACAAGCGGAAAACTGGGGAGGTGAAGCAAAAAATTTCTATACATGGTCAGGAGAAGAAATCCGTAATGCTCTAGGTCCTAATGCTGAACTTTTCTGTGAATATTATGGCATTTCCCGTGAGGGATTCTGTAATGGAAGGAACATTCTTCATATCCCCGCGCATATTGAACTTAAGGAAATTGCGGAGAAATATCATTGTTCTGTTGAAGAATTTGAAGAGATGCTAGAAAAACTCCAAGGAATTTTAAAAAGTCTTAGAGATCGGAGAACTCTTCCATTAAAAGATGATCTATCGTTGTCTTTCAATAATGGTTGGATGATTTATATTTTGGCTCATGCAGGCCGTTTGCTGGGAGAGTTTCATTATATCCACATTGCGGAGAAATGTGGAAAGTTTGTCCGCGACTCTCTATACAAGCATCCTACTCTATTGCGTCGGTGGAGAGAAGGCGAAGCCAAGTATCGGGGAGGGTTAGAAGATTATGGTGCTTTAATCCTAGGTTCGTTGGCTCTCTACGAATCTGGCTGCGGAGCTTGTTGGTTGAGTTTTGCAGAGGAACTTATGCAGGAAGTATTGATTTCTTTTCGTGCAGAAGGCGGAGGATTTTACAGTACAGATGGACAGGATACCACGTTGTTAATTAAACAATCTCCTTTTGCTGATGGAGAGTCCATCTCGGGAAATGCTTTGGTATGTGAAGGGCTACTTTCTCTTTATCTCCTTACAGAAAAAAAACATTACTTTACCCATGCTGAAGAGATCTTACAGCTCGCACAAGCCTATTGGCATACGCATAAATTTTCCTCTCTAGGTCATCTTCTGGCAGCACAGAATTACTTTTCCCGACAACATAAAAAAATTCTTATTTCCTTGGGAAATGAACACGATCGCAAGGCAATCTTCCAGTGCTTTTCCGGACTTTTTCTTCCCCACATTTCCATAGTCTGGATGACAAAAAAAGACAAAGACATTTTAGAAACCGTCCTTTCCAAATATGAACACAGTCTCATTCCCCAGGAAAACCAAACCACTTCTATCCTTTATGTTTTAGACGCGAATCAAGGAAGAAAGTTTCAAGATCTTGAAGCTTTCCGTAGGTACCTAGCATCATCTTAA
- a CDS encoding DUF2608 domain-containing protein — protein MRCCLLIALGMCLCREPLVEATIIKVSDIQVVHRYAKEGSLICLGIDDSLVFPKQMLGQTVWFNHRNQELMADMTAANAKEKALCEWMGIVFLADYELVHPQVSSFFLQLASTSAYILGISIRPLPLVSRTLSVLQSLGLDFTSCTAIQKSEGIIPHVKTQDTPMKVMTIENNVLFTGSMINGLSMDEVLTAFLDTLSVYPKQIVYVDSDENRLKSVEIACRWADLYYVGILYTPAVKRVENYDARLTVIQWEQLLKCFSDDYYMMLLNSIAPSVIGNIPE, from the coding sequence ATGCGATGTTGTCTTCTGATTGCCTTAGGAATGTGTTTATGTCGTGAACCTCTTGTTGAAGCTACGATAATCAAAGTTTCTGATATTCAAGTAGTGCATAGGTATGCAAAAGAAGGCAGTTTAATTTGCCTTGGTATCGATGACTCTCTAGTATTTCCTAAGCAGATGCTGGGGCAAACAGTGTGGTTCAATCATAGAAATCAGGAATTGATGGCTGATATGACAGCCGCTAACGCTAAAGAGAAAGCATTGTGTGAGTGGATGGGAATTGTTTTTTTAGCAGATTATGAACTTGTCCATCCCCAGGTTTCTTCTTTTTTTTTACAATTAGCATCCACGTCGGCCTATATCTTAGGAATCTCCATACGCCCACTTCCTCTTGTAAGTAGAACGTTAAGTGTTTTGCAGTCTTTGGGATTAGACTTCACTTCTTGCACAGCAATACAAAAGAGCGAGGGAATCATTCCTCATGTCAAAACTCAAGATACGCCTATGAAAGTGATGACAATAGAAAACAACGTTTTGTTTACAGGAAGCATGATTAATGGTTTATCTATGGATGAAGTGCTAACAGCTTTCTTAGATACATTGTCAGTGTATCCTAAACAAATTGTTTACGTAGATTCCGATGAGAATCGCTTGAAATCTGTAGAAATCGCCTGCCGATGGGCAGATCTTTACTATGTAGGGATACTCTATACCCCGGCAGTAAAACGCGTAGAAAACTATGATGCCAGGCTTACTGTCATCCAGTGGGAGCAACTTCTGAAGTGTTTTTCTGATGATTACTATATGATGTTGTTAAATTCTATAGCACCCTCTGTTATTGGAAACATACCTGAATAG
- a CDS encoding DUF2608 domain-containing protein, producing the protein MLGFRKQIANFSLIVFGIGNILCAPIEASNENKKISISIIYSFNQVFPYLKHEDKDTLICFDVDRGLLQHRHFGSPAWYEQRRVKLTQIYKDDVEAQKRTREEQLAIDTFRKRVCLEKTIPQHFATLIQDFPCRVLGISFLGPNAVFTTIQSLLQQKLDFSQNSVSLVNFFLETFPLPSMSALFYQGVLFCARTSVEDAFQQLRTQLNLTVKKVIFLSDDPGVIRSLGAACVKQGLKFIGLVYYPATESLFSYRYPYSTAAEMQERQALEIISDEIAQLALDSLPRNS; encoded by the coding sequence ATGTTAGGATTTCGAAAACAAATCGCGAATTTTAGCCTAATAGTCTTCGGAATTGGTAACATACTCTGCGCTCCTATAGAAGCAAGTAATGAAAACAAAAAAATTTCCATATCAATCATCTATTCTTTTAACCAAGTCTTTCCTTATCTGAAACATGAAGATAAAGACACTTTGATTTGTTTTGATGTAGATCGTGGGTTATTGCAACATCGCCATTTTGGAAGTCCTGCGTGGTATGAGCAACGCCGCGTAAAATTAACACAAATCTATAAAGATGATGTTGAAGCCCAAAAACGTACAAGAGAAGAACAACTCGCTATAGATACTTTTCGAAAGAGAGTATGTTTAGAGAAAACCATTCCGCAACACTTCGCCACCCTTATTCAAGACTTTCCTTGTCGCGTATTGGGAATCTCTTTTCTTGGCCCTAATGCTGTTTTTACTACCATTCAAAGCTTATTACAACAGAAGTTAGATTTTTCTCAAAATTCTGTGTCATTGGTAAACTTCTTTTTAGAAACTTTTCCGTTGCCTTCAATGTCCGCTCTATTTTATCAAGGTGTGCTTTTTTGTGCTAGAACTTCAGTAGAAGATGCTTTCCAACAGCTAAGGACTCAGTTGAACCTCACTGTGAAAAAAGTGATTTTTTTGAGTGATGATCCCGGAGTCATTCGAAGTTTGGGTGCGGCTTGTGTGAAACAAGGATTAAAATTCATAGGACTCGTGTATTACCCAGCCACTGAGAGCCTTTTCTCTTATAGGTATCCATATTCTACAGCTGCTGAAATGCAGGAGAGACAGGCTCTGGAGATAATTTCAGATGAGATCGCACAGTTAGCGTTAGATTCTCTTCCTAGAAATAGTTAA
- a CDS encoding helix-turn-helix domain-containing protein — MKQHIHKELLHLGEVFRTCRESRSLSLRDVEAATSIRYSCLEAIEQGYLGKLISPIYAQGFIKKYAAYLGLDGENILQEHPYVMKIFKEFSDHNIEMLLDLESMGGRNSPERAIHSWANLWWAGLIVVGGMALWWLGSLFSIL; from the coding sequence ATGAAACAACATATACATAAAGAACTTCTACATTTGGGTGAAGTCTTTCGCACATGTCGCGAATCGCGATCTCTGTCATTAAGGGATGTGGAAGCCGCGACTTCAATACGTTACTCTTGCTTAGAGGCTATAGAACAGGGATATTTGGGAAAGCTCATTTCCCCTATTTATGCACAAGGATTCATTAAGAAGTACGCTGCGTATTTAGGGTTGGACGGAGAAAATATTCTTCAGGAACATCCCTACGTCATGAAAATCTTCAAAGAATTTTCCGATCATAATATAGAAATGCTTCTAGACCTTGAGTCTATGGGAGGGAGGAACTCTCCAGAAAGAGCTATCCACTCATGGGCAAACCTCTGGTGGGCAGGGCTTATTGTTGTCGGTGGCATGGCATTATGGTGGCTAGGGTCGCTATTTTCTATTCTTTAG
- the rnhC gene encoding ribonuclease HIII: protein MSTPFVTTLTLSSQVLLKEKLEEKGFNFSQPQNTVFQARSSLVTCTLYTSGKLVVQGKGSQEFIEFFLEPEILYTFTHNLIEKDLRPRIGVDESGKGDFFGPLCIAGVYGVNVENLQKLYNTKVQDSKTLRDTTILSLAKTIRSFCTYDVITLYPEKYNELYTKFQNLNALLAWGHATVIDNLAPRPAGEVFAISDQFAASEYTLLQALKKKNTDITLIQKTHAEQDVVVAAASILAREAFITTIAKLESFYKVLLPKGAGSRVHAVGKAILREHGRDILTKLCKTHFKTFSEISIKI from the coding sequence ATGTCGACACCCTTTGTTACTACCTTAACGCTTTCCTCTCAGGTTCTTCTAAAAGAAAAACTCGAAGAAAAAGGTTTTAACTTTTCTCAACCACAAAACACTGTATTCCAAGCTCGCTCTTCTTTAGTGACTTGTACTCTATACACCTCAGGGAAACTTGTTGTTCAAGGTAAAGGCTCTCAAGAATTTATTGAGTTCTTCTTAGAGCCAGAGATTCTGTATACCTTTACTCATAACCTTATAGAAAAAGATCTTCGCCCACGTATAGGCGTCGACGAATCGGGGAAAGGAGATTTTTTCGGACCCTTATGCATTGCGGGAGTTTATGGCGTCAATGTTGAGAATTTACAAAAGCTCTATAATACTAAAGTACAAGATTCCAAAACGTTACGCGACACCACAATCCTTTCATTAGCTAAAACAATACGTTCCTTTTGTACTTATGATGTCATCACTCTCTATCCAGAAAAATATAATGAACTCTATACGAAGTTTCAAAACCTCAATGCTCTTTTAGCTTGGGGTCACGCCACAGTTATCGACAATCTTGCTCCACGACCTGCAGGTGAAGTCTTTGCTATCTCAGATCAATTTGCTGCTTCAGAATACACTCTTCTACAAGCATTAAAGAAAAAAAATACAGACATTACGCTAATACAAAAAACTCATGCTGAACAAGACGTTGTCGTTGCTGCTGCTTCAATCTTAGCGCGGGAAGCTTTTATTACTACAATAGCTAAACTTGAAAGTTTCTATAAAGTTCTACTCCCTAAAGGAGCGGGCTCTCGAGTGCACGCTGTGGGAAAAGCAATTTTACGAGAACATGGTCGTGACATCCTTACTAAGTTATGCAAAACCCATTTCAAGACCTTTTCAGAAATCAGCATAAAAATTTAA
- a CDS encoding DUF5422 family protein, with protein MSLCSIFNQGANLYLDCIMPERILAHKAQHYAAHWPKVALAAEIISTVALGPLKILTIPLASAFALTSLPIRAIWIGIKTKSFLKTLPYLIAWLLSLLVLALFITTIFSMIFIPPEVVFLTLGILIAVGTSATLFQVHKNLFPLPKEPEEKVHPWPVVASDHVPLTSEEELVG; from the coding sequence ATGAGTTTATGTAGTATTTTCAACCAAGGTGCTAATCTGTATCTTGACTGTATCATGCCGGAACGCATTTTAGCCCACAAAGCTCAACACTACGCTGCACATTGGCCTAAAGTGGCATTAGCTGCTGAGATTATTTCTACCGTGGCTTTAGGACCCTTGAAGATCCTTACTATACCCTTAGCCTCTGCCTTTGCCCTTACTTCTTTACCGATCCGGGCTATTTGGATAGGAATCAAAACAAAAAGCTTCCTGAAAACATTGCCCTATCTCATTGCATGGTTGCTTAGCCTACTTGTCCTTGCGCTATTTATTACTACAATCTTCAGTATGATCTTCATTCCTCCTGAAGTTGTATTCCTTACTTTGGGTATTCTTATTGCAGTAGGTACGAGTGCTACGCTATTTCAGGTACACAAAAATCTATTTCCTTTACCTAAGGAACCTGAGGAAAAGGTCCATCCATGGCCTGTGGTTGCTTCTGATCACGTTCCTTTGACTTCTGAAGAAGAACTTGTTGGATGA
- a CDS encoding IncV family inclusion membrane protein produces the protein MSQYPINPLYSPQRAASVPSEQPKTEGITQHLKTSSASRWNSFLTAPDRYPKLKYVYDICLIAIAIISIISILIATQGNGLLLYALIPGFIMGALGVTLLVSDIASTPKAKKIADIITALLLPIIVLGIAAVLIASAYFSAGGTALVFANPQFIMGFLTIGLFFLTLNKITLNYFRMEMLRKIQKKMESSAEPILATPKLKDKKKIDEEKKKDYASTAHRQQQNRIARRHARKKNVKHQTQALIHHGPKTDRDNAVIIQPPSSDSDTDTTETKIIRSGDSPQTNRHNFSSRRHSDPSSSSNFYPLDSSPSTHPGNFPTTTPFLSQPFERTGFQKRIRVTPSSRTSSSTKDSHQQKQQQEDNDTSEDDTNPFSEKNPKKEQEKKRNPSPKPYNPKLNPFHEDIKSDED, from the coding sequence ATGAGTCAATATCCTATCAATCCTTTGTATTCCCCCCAGAGAGCCGCCTCTGTTCCTTCTGAGCAACCTAAGACCGAGGGAATAACACAACACTTAAAAACCTCATCGGCAAGCCGATGGAATTCCTTTTTAACGGCTCCTGATCGTTATCCCAAGTTAAAGTATGTCTATGATATTTGCCTGATTGCTATTGCGATTATCTCCATTATTTCTATCCTCATTGCCACACAAGGAAATGGATTACTACTCTATGCCCTTATTCCTGGGTTCATTATGGGAGCGTTAGGCGTTACTCTCCTCGTCTCTGACATAGCCTCTACACCAAAAGCAAAAAAGATCGCTGACATTATCACGGCACTTCTCCTCCCTATTATCGTCCTGGGAATTGCTGCTGTTCTTATAGCCTCTGCATATTTCAGTGCTGGAGGCACGGCATTAGTATTTGCCAACCCCCAATTCATCATGGGGTTCCTAACTATAGGCCTGTTCTTTTTAACTTTAAATAAGATCACTTTAAACTATTTTCGTATGGAAATGTTGCGAAAAATTCAGAAAAAAATGGAGTCCTCCGCGGAACCCATCCTTGCCACTCCAAAGCTTAAAGATAAGAAAAAAATCGACGAAGAGAAGAAAAAAGACTATGCTAGCACTGCTCACCGCCAACAGCAGAATCGAATAGCAAGGCGGCATGCAAGAAAGAAGAATGTGAAACACCAGACACAAGCACTCATCCATCACGGTCCTAAAACAGATCGAGATAATGCAGTGATAATACAACCACCAAGCTCCGATTCCGATACAGACACTACAGAAACCAAAATCATAAGATCAGGGGATTCCCCCCAGACAAACAGACATAATTTCTCGTCAAGGCGACATTCCGATCCATCTTCTTCTTCAAACTTTTATCCCCTAGACAGTTCCCCCAGCACTCACCCCGGGAACTTTCCTACCACAACTCCTTTCCTCTCTCAACCATTCGAAAGAACGGGTTTTCAAAAAAGAATTCGTGTGACTCCTTCCTCAAGGACCTCCTCATCCACAAAAGACTCACACCAACAAAAGCAACAACAAGAAGATAACGACACTTCTGAGGACGACACTAATCCTTTTAGTGAAAAAAATCCGAAAAAAGAACAGGAAAAGAAGAGAAACCCTTCCCCCAAACCATATAACCCAAAGTTGAATCCCTTTCATGAAGATATAAAAAGTGATGAAGATTAA